The Aphanothece sacrum FPU1 nucleotide sequence AATCTTGTTGAGGCTAATCATAACATTATTCTTAGCTATGTGGAAGAAATAGCAAAAACTGATATACTAAATTTCCATAATGATGAATTAAAACGATCTGCTATTAGCAATACTGTCGATTTTTTTGCTAATCCACAAATTCATGATGTAAGACCTATTGCCAAATTATATACAAGTAATGATCAAAATGAATCCAATTCTCGCCCTGTTGCCCGAAAACTCAAAACTCAGGATCTTTTGTATTTTGCTTTTCGTTTGATTCTTAAAGCTAAACCTAGAGAATATTCCCAAGGATTTGATTGGTTAGAAGGCTCAGTTGCACTTTCTAACCCTTTATTTAAACTGATATTTCGAGGCTTTTTGCAGTTACGAATGGTAATATCTGATCACAAACCTATTTGGATATACTGGGTATGGTTTCAAATAAAACAGAAAAAATAAATCAGTTCCCCTGTTATTTTTAGCAATATTTATGGGAATATTTAGATATATGTAGGGCAATTGAATTAAACTTGTGAATTAGAGGAATTAAAAACATGAGTAACTACATTTTGGGTGGGGGAATTACAGGATTAGCAGCAGGAATTGCCGCAAAATTGCCTGTTTTTGAGCCAGTAGCAACACCAGGAGGTATTTGTTCCTCCTATTATGTTCGTCCAAATACTCAAGAACGTCTGTCCAAAACCCCCTCAGATGAAGAAGCCTATCGCTTTGAAATTGGCGGCGGTCACTGGATTTTTGGCGGAGATCCCACTATTTTACAGTTTATTAGTCGTTTAACTCCCGTTAAAACCTATTTTAGACGCTCATCCGTTTATTTTCGACAAGAAGATCGTTACGTTCCCTATCCCCTCCAGAACTTCTTACGCTATCTTGATCCGGCGATCGCGGCCCAAGCTTTAGCAGAAATGGCTAGTCCTCAACAAACTGTAACCACGATGAAAGACTGGTTAGAACAGAGTTTTGGACAAACCTTGTGTGAAAAATTTTTCTATCCTTTCCACGAACTTTATACGGCCGGACTCTATACAAAAATTGCCCCTCAAGATGCCTATAAATCCCCTGTTAACCTAGCTTTAGCCATTCGGGGCGCACTGGATAATAGTCCGGCTGTCGGTTACAATACCACCTTTATTTACCCCATAGAAGGACTTAATACCCTGGCGCAACGGATGGGACAACAATGTGATATTCGTTATGGTCAGCGCGTTGTTCAGATAGACGTAGACAGAAAAATTCTGACTTTTGCCGATAATAGTTGTCTTCCCTATGACACCCTCATTTCTACCCTACCCCTCAATCGCATGATAGAAATGACAGGATTATCTATAGATGAGGTTTGCGACCCTTATACCTCGGTTTTAGTGCTTAATTTGGGGGCAGTTAGAGGCGATCGCTGTCCTGACGACCACTGGCTTTATAATCCTGATGCTAAATCTGGTTTTCATCGAGTTGGCTTTTATAGTAACGTAGATCGGTCATTTTTGCCCCAATCCGCCAGAGAAACAGGCGATCGCGTTTCTATCTATGTTGAACGGGCTTATGTTGGGGGTGTCAAACCCACTGAAAATCAAATCAATGCTTATGTTCAAGCTGTCGTTCAAGAATTACAAGAATGGGGCTATATTAAAACAGTAGAAGTGGTCGATCCGACTTGGATTGATGTTGCTTATACTTGGGCATTACCTGGTTCATCTTGGCGAAATAAAGCCATGAAAACTTTAGAAAACCATAATATTTATCCGATTGGTCGTTATGCGCGTTGGATATTTCAAGGCATTTCTGATTCAATTAAAGATGGTTTTTTTGTGGGTTCAAGTTTTAAATAATCAAAAATATTTTTTTCAGTGTTTTAATGTCCTAATAATAAGCTAAAATCGAAGTATAAAGCCTTCTATCTATGAAATTAAACCCATGACTGAACAAGTTTTAAACCTTCAACAAGATATCTGGATCGATCAACACTGGTTACAACAAGCTGGACTAGGGCAACACTTACAAATCATTGTACAACAAGGTGAAATTAGTATTATCTCTGCTTTAGATCAGCAGAAACAATCAGACTCATCAGAAACCGTTTGGACGAGCGAAGCTATAGAAGTTTTTCGTTCCTTAGGTCAAGAGGCAACTTCTGGTCAACTAGGCAACACTTCTATTAATCATGATCAATATCTTCTTAAAACATAAAATAGATTATTAATAATGACTGAAACTATTGCGGCTATTATTGTTACCTTTAATCGCAAATATTTATTAATACAGTGTTTAGAGGCTGTCTTATATCAAAGTAGAATTCCTGACCAAATTATCGTGATTGATAATGCCTCAACTGATGGCACACCAGAATCTTTAAAAGAAAGCGGATACCTAGAAAATCCAATGATTAACTATGTCCGTTTAACTGAAAATACAGGAGGTGCAGGGGGATTTTATCAAGGAATGAAACTAGGATATGAAGCAGGATATGATTGGTTATGGTTAATGGATGATGATGGATATCCTCAGCAAGATTGTTTAGAAATATTGTTACAAGGTAGAGATAATTTTGAGATTATTGGGCCTAGTGTTGTTATTCCTGATAATTTGTCTCGCTTGACTTGGGGGGTGAGAAGTTTTAACGAAGCTGGTCAATTTAAACCCAGAGGTTTGATTTATGAATATGCTCAATTAGTTGAAAATTCCCAGGATGGATGGTACGAAGGATTTGCTAATTTTTTTAATGCCGTTCTTCTCAAAAGACAAGTTATTGACAAAGTGGGTTACATTTTACCAGAATTATTTTGTTGGGGAGACGAATTAGAGTATTTTTTAAGATGTAAGTCTCTTAAAATACAAATAAGTACAAGTATTAATGCTTTATATTTTCATCCTTATAATGCCCCTTCTATTAGTAAATTCAGATATTATTATGTCTTAAGAAATGTTTTTTATAACTATAGTAAATATGGAAAAAATATGTATTCAGATACTTTGAGAAAATTCTATCCTATTTATATTATACTCAAATATATTAGACAAATTCCTTCTCTTTCTCCTCAATATTTATGGATTCTTTATCAAGGAATAATTAATGCCGTCCAAGATAAACTGATAGCATTTCCTAAATAATAAATATCTTTGATTCTACCGAAATTGTTATGTTAAATCAACGTCTACACCACAGACCTTATGTCTGATACTATAGGAACAAAGCCTCCCTTCGGGAGGCTAAATTAAAGCCGTATCTTCTAACTTCGAGCTTTAGCTATGTCTTACCCATTTCCTGGAATGAATCCCTACTTAGAAAACCCCGAACTGTGGTCAGAAGTTCACAGCCGTTTAATCGTTAATTTGGCTGATAGTTTGGGGCCTCAACTACGTCCAAACTATCGAGTTGCTGTGGAGAAACGCACTTATATGGATGCTTCAATTTCTACCTTAATCGGTGTTTCCGATGTGGCTATTCTATCGAGTCCAACTCAGGGGAATCAATCTTCTACTAACAGTGTTGTCCTTAGTAATCCTTACAAAATTACAGTCAGATTACCAATGCCAGAAGAAGTGACCGAACGATACTTAGAAATTCGGGAAATATCAACTGGAAAAGTTATCACCGTTATTGAAATTTTATCACCTAAAAATAAACGAACGGGGATAGGACGAGATACTTATATGAAAAAACGTTTAGACATTTTGGCTAGTTTTACCCATTTAGTTGAAATTGATCTCCTCAGAAGTGGTAAACCCATCGATATTCTTGATAAACTTCCCGCCAGAGATTATCGGATTTTAATTAGTCGCAGCGAACAACGCCCCTTAGCAGAATTATTGGGGTTTACACTTCGAGATTCAATTCCTATTTTTTCTCTACCATTAACATTACATGAACAAGAACCTTTAATTAATTTACAACAGTTATTAAATTATATTTATGAAAAAGGAAGTTTTGATTTAGCAATTAACTACAATCAACAACCTATTCCTCCACTCAATGAAGCTGATACTATTTGGTTAAACGATTTGTTACAACAACAAAACTTAAGGTTATAATTTATTTAATGATTTAGATTTTAATTTATGATATCTCAATTAAACCTTGAAAGCTTGTATGAACAAGATTATTGTGAGTGGTTAGACATTACCCTTAACCAACTTCAGAACAAGGATATAGAGCATCTCGACTGGGTACATCTAATTGAGGAGATAGAAGCTTTGGGACTAGAACAAAAACATAAGGTTGAAAGTTATCTTAGACAATTGCTTAAACATCTCCTCCTTTATCATTACTGGAAAGCTGAAAAACCTTATTGTCAGAATGGATGGTCAGAGGAAATTGATAATTTTCGATCAGAACTAGAAATTTTATTACGCTCAAAAAACCTTTATAATTATTGTGTTTCTATTCAGCATATAACTTATCAAAAAGCAAGACGAGCAGCTATAAAAAAAACAGAATTAAATCCTAATATTTTTCCTCAAGAATGTCCCTATTCTCTTGAAGAAATTCTAGATTTTGATTTTTTACCTAATTAAGTACCAAAGCAAAATTAATTGCACAGTCGGGGTGGGTTTTGATATAGCCGTAATAGTTGAGTAACAACGGTAGTAAGGGCGGGTTTATCTAGTTTTTTGGTGAGAATCATTGATTTATGTAAAAAACCAGCCCCTACAAATTTTGTGTAATTAATTTTGTCTACCTACTTAATTATTAATTACTATTTAATTAAACCAACTGTTACCATAGCAAAATTTAAGAAGTTCATAAAATACCTAACCATCAACCATTTTTTAGGGGGTTTTAAATCCTTAATTATCGGTAAATCAAATAATTGAATTATTTGATGAAATTCCTTTAACTGACCTCGCCGCAACTTGCGAAACGAACCCGCTAAAATAAATTGATGAAAAAACTTAGCTTGACAATTATTTAACTCAGATGAACTCAGCAAATTAAGAGTAGCAACTCTATCAAAAAATTCTAGTAAAGTTCTAATGGTATTTTCGTTAAATAGTCCCATTGTCAATGCTTGAGAATGAACTGTATAAGCACAAGTTGTTATCGGAATACAACATACCCCATACTGACTAAATAAACGAATCCACATATCAATATCTGTCGGTTCTCCCCATTCAGGATTAAAATAACCAACTTCTTCAAATACTTTTTTGTTAATAACTATTGCCGGAAATCTGACAAAAGATGAATTAGATAAAAGATGAATTAACGCATTTTTAGGATATAAATATCGCTCTTTTGAAAATGTTTGTATCTTTAAAATATGCTCCTGTTCATTTACTACCTGAACCCCAAATAAAAGAACAGGATATAACTCTTTAAAATCTTTAATCTTTTTAAGAATATTTTCAATCGAATTAGTTAATAAAAAATCATCATCGTGGAGAACTAATACATATTTTCCCGATGCCATTTTAATTCCATTATTCCAATTTTGAGCCATACCAAGTCGGGGAAAATTAGCTTGATATTGCCACTTACCAGACCATTTTTTGAGAATTGTCTGAGCAATTTCACCACAGGAAGGATCAGAGGAATCATCAGAAACAATAATTTCAACCTCTTGATAAAACTCAGCATTAACTTTCATAATAGATATTAATGCTCTTTTAAGCCACTCTGGACGATTATAAGCTGGAATACAAATACTAAGCACTGGAATAGTTAAAATCATAATAATTAATATTAAGTTTATTCTTAGTTTGTACGATTCTAATTATTATATAATGATAACAGCAGAGAAACTTAATAATAAGATGACAAACGAAAATATTAGAGATATCATTCAACAAGAACTCCCCAACATTTTACAAGATCGAGAAATGAGAGATTTTGTCTTGCGGACAGTTCATGATTATTATGCTGGTAAACAAGAAACAGAAAGCCGTTTTGACCAAATAATGGCTGAATTACGACGAGATAGAGAAGAACAAGCCAGAAAATGGGACGAACAAAACCGTAAATGGGATGAAACCAACCAAAGCTTTAAAGAAATTTTCGCTAGATTAGATCGACAGCAAGAAGAATCTGATCGCAAATGGGAGGAACAAAACCGCAAATGGAACGAACAAAACCGTAAATGGGAGGAAACTCAAGCAGAAATCAGAGCCATGAATCGTAAACATGATAGTACGATTGGTGCATTAGGGGCAAGATGGGGACTTCATTCAGAAAGTAGTTTTCGTAATGCTCTTAAAGGAATTTTACATGATTCTTTTGGGGTTGAAGTTGTTAATGTTACTGAATATGATGATCAAGGGGAAGTATTTGGTCGTCCCGATCAAATCGAATTAGATTTATTAATTAAAAATGGTTTGCTAATTCTTTGTGAGATTAAATCTTCTGTTAGTAAACCGGATGTCTATAGTTTTGAAAAAAAAGTGCAATTTTATCAAACCCGTCATCAACGCATAGCTAACCGCAAAATCTTAATTTCTCCTATGGTTAATACCCGGGCCGGAGAAATTGCTAAAGAATTAGGCATAGAAGTTTATAGTTATGCTGAAGATGTTCCAGTTTAAGAGAAAATAATTGAAAATCATGTCAGACATTATTCCTTATCTTGACTATTGGCAGAAACGACAACAAGAACAACAATTGCGTCATCAAAAAATAGCACAAAAAGCTAGAGAAAATTTAGTTCCTATTATTGACTATTTAATCCAAAATTTTAAGATTAAGAGAATTATTTTATTTGGTTCATTAGTTAAAGGTAACTTTTGCGAATCTTCTGATATTGATCTCGCAGTTGAAGGAATTCCATCTGCTCAATATTTTCAGGTTTTAGCAAAAGTGAATTTTATGAGCGATCGCGCCATTGATCTGAAACCGTTAGAATCATTAGATACTCATTTTCTCAACCGAGTTTTGCAAACTGGAGAATGTCTTTATGCGTCAGATATCGGCCAGTGAATTACGGGAAATCGCTATAGATATTGAAAACGAACTTATAAGACTTAGGCAACTAGAAAGTCAAATGATATTAGTCCAATCACAAATGGCTAAAAATCCCGAATTAGCGGCAATTTTTTCCGAAAGTTTAGCCCTAAAACTTCATAATTTTTATACAGGATGTGAACGAATCTTTCAAATTATTGCTTCTGAATTGAATGGGGGCTTACCGTCAGGTTATGATTGGCATAGACGATTACTGACTCGTATGACTACCTCACAAGATTATCGTCCTGCTATTTTAACAGCGCAAACAGCCCAACAATTAGCTGAATATCTAAGTTTTAGGCACGTTGTACGCAATATTTATGGGTTTGAGTTAGAAACACAAAGAGTAGAAAATTTAGTCAATAATTATTATGAAACCTGGCAACACTTTGAACAGGATATGCAAAACTTTCTTACTTGGTTAAGAACAATGGCTGATAATCTTAAATAATAGTTGTATTATTAACATTAATATTATGTATCAAACTGATCCGCCCCGACCCCCTAAAGAAATCCTCCCTACCATGTATCATCTCAAAAGTGAAGATCCAGAGGAACCCGGTTTGCCTGACGAATTTCACGATCTCCAACCCGAATTATTAAAACAAACCTTTCAACCGAGTAATTATTCTTCTGAAGAATTATTTACTGGGACTGATCTTAATCTTTATTATGATCCTCGTTATCCCCAATGGTATAAAAGACCAGATTGGTTTGCCGTTTTAGGGGTTTCTCATCTCTATGAACAGCGAGATTTGCGCCTTAGTTATGTCATTTGGCAAGAAGGGGTTAATCCTTTTATTATTGTTGAATTATTATCTCCTGGGACGGAAGAAGAAGACTTAGGACAAACCCTGCGAGATGTGAATAAACCTCCGACTAAATGGCAAGTTTACGAGCAAATATTGCGAATTCCTTACTATATTGTTTTTAACCGTTATACCGATGAATTACAGATTTTTGGCTTAGTAACTAACCGTTATCAACCCCTAATTTTAAATCAAGGACAATTATGGATAGAAGAAATTCAACTCGGAATAGGTTTATGGAGGGGAAATTATCAGGGAATTGAGCGAAATTGGTTACGGTGGTACGATAGTCAAGGAAACTGGATACTTACCCCAGAAGAAAGGGAATATAAACGGGCTGAAACTGAACGTCAACGGGCTGAAGATATAGGCTTACAATTAGAACAGGAACGACAAAAAGCGGCTAAATTGGCGGAGTATTTGCGATCGCTTGGATTAGATCCTGATAATTTACCAAGGAATTAACATAAATCCTTCTACCAAGTCATCGGTTGAAAATTAGAATCGTTGATAATTGTTACTGTATCACCATTCGGTTTAATCACAAATAATCCTTTTTTATAAGCATAGCGGTCTA carries:
- a CDS encoding glycosyltransferase family 2 protein — its product is MILTIPVLSICIPAYNRPEWLKRALISIMKVNAEFYQEVEIIVSDDSSDPSCGEIAQTILKKWSGKWQYQANFPRLGMAQNWNNGIKMASGKYVLVLHDDDFLLTNSIENILKKIKDFKELYPVLLFGVQVVNEQEHILKIQTFSKERYLYPKNALIHLLSNSSFVRFPAIVINKKVFEEVGYFNPEWGEPTDIDMWIRLFSQYGVCCIPITTCAYTVHSQALTMGLFNENTIRTLLEFFDRVATLNLLSSSELNNCQAKFFHQFILAGSFRKLRRGQLKEFHQIIQLFDLPIIKDLKPPKKWLMVRYFMNFLNFAMVTVGLIK
- a CDS encoding DUF4058 family protein, producing MSYPFPGMNPYLENPELWSEVHSRLIVNLADSLGPQLRPNYRVAVEKRTYMDASISTLIGVSDVAILSSPTQGNQSSTNSVVLSNPYKITVRLPMPEEVTERYLEIREISTGKVITVIEILSPKNKRTGIGRDTYMKKRLDILASFTHLVEIDLLRSGKPIDILDKLPARDYRILISRSEQRPLAELLGFTLRDSIPIFSLPLTLHEQEPLINLQQLLNYIYEKGSFDLAINYNQQPIPPLNEADTIWLNDLLQQQNLRL
- a CDS encoding nucleotidyltransferase family protein, whose protein sequence is MSDIIPYLDYWQKRQQEQQLRHQKIAQKARENLVPIIDYLIQNFKIKRIILFGSLVKGNFCESSDIDLAVEGIPSAQYFQVLAKVNFMSDRAIDLKPLESLDTHFLNRVLQTGECLYASDIGQ
- a CDS encoding DUF29 domain-containing protein; the encoded protein is MISQLNLESLYEQDYCEWLDITLNQLQNKDIEHLDWVHLIEEIEALGLEQKHKVESYLRQLLKHLLLYHYWKAEKPYCQNGWSEEIDNFRSELEILLRSKNLYNYCVSIQHITYQKARRAAIKKTELNPNIFPQECPYSLEEILDFDFLPN
- a CDS encoding protoporphyrinogen/coproporphyrinogen oxidase, encoding MSNYILGGGITGLAAGIAAKLPVFEPVATPGGICSSYYVRPNTQERLSKTPSDEEAYRFEIGGGHWIFGGDPTILQFISRLTPVKTYFRRSSVYFRQEDRYVPYPLQNFLRYLDPAIAAQALAEMASPQQTVTTMKDWLEQSFGQTLCEKFFYPFHELYTAGLYTKIAPQDAYKSPVNLALAIRGALDNSPAVGYNTTFIYPIEGLNTLAQRMGQQCDIRYGQRVVQIDVDRKILTFADNSCLPYDTLISTLPLNRMIEMTGLSIDEVCDPYTSVLVLNLGAVRGDRCPDDHWLYNPDAKSGFHRVGFYSNVDRSFLPQSARETGDRVSIYVERAYVGGVKPTENQINAYVQAVVQELQEWGYIKTVEVVDPTWIDVAYTWALPGSSWRNKAMKTLENHNIYPIGRYARWIFQGISDSIKDGFFVGSSFK
- a CDS encoding glycosyltransferase; protein product: MTETIAAIIVTFNRKYLLIQCLEAVLYQSRIPDQIIVIDNASTDGTPESLKESGYLENPMINYVRLTENTGGAGGFYQGMKLGYEAGYDWLWLMDDDGYPQQDCLEILLQGRDNFEIIGPSVVIPDNLSRLTWGVRSFNEAGQFKPRGLIYEYAQLVENSQDGWYEGFANFFNAVLLKRQVIDKVGYILPELFCWGDELEYFLRCKSLKIQISTSINALYFHPYNAPSISKFRYYYVLRNVFYNYSKYGKNMYSDTLRKFYPIYIILKYIRQIPSLSPQYLWILYQGIINAVQDKLIAFPK
- a CDS encoding PD-(D/E)XK nuclease family protein — translated: MTNENIRDIIQQELPNILQDREMRDFVLRTVHDYYAGKQETESRFDQIMAELRRDREEQARKWDEQNRKWDETNQSFKEIFARLDRQQEESDRKWEEQNRKWNEQNRKWEETQAEIRAMNRKHDSTIGALGARWGLHSESSFRNALKGILHDSFGVEVVNVTEYDDQGEVFGRPDQIELDLLIKNGLLILCEIKSSVSKPDVYSFEKKVQFYQTRHQRIANRKILISPMVNTRAGEIAKELGIEVYSYAEDVPV
- a CDS encoding Uma2 family endonuclease yields the protein MYQTDPPRPPKEILPTMYHLKSEDPEEPGLPDEFHDLQPELLKQTFQPSNYSSEELFTGTDLNLYYDPRYPQWYKRPDWFAVLGVSHLYEQRDLRLSYVIWQEGVNPFIIVELLSPGTEEEDLGQTLRDVNKPPTKWQVYEQILRIPYYIVFNRYTDELQIFGLVTNRYQPLILNQGQLWIEEIQLGIGLWRGNYQGIERNWLRWYDSQGNWILTPEEREYKRAETERQRAEDIGLQLEQERQKAAKLAEYLRSLGLDPDNLPRN